TTAATGATTGGTTAAAGAAAAATGGCATTACTTACAATTCATAATGGGCAATTAGCGTTTGGCGATCACCCATTATTAGATCGTGCGGACTTTGCGCTGCAAGAAAACGAACGTGTGTGTTTGGTAGGGCGCAATGGTGCAGGTAAGTCTACATTGATGAAAATCCTGTCTGGGAACATCATCATGGACGACGGCAAGATGCAAATAACACAAGATGTGGTTGTATCTCGCCTTGAGCAAGATCCACCGCGTAATGAAGAAGGCACCGTTTATGATTACGTTGCTGGTGGCCTAGCGGAAATTGGTGAACAGTTGAAGATCTATCATGATCTTCTGGATCTCATTGGTACTGACCCGAGCGAAAAGAACCTAAACCGTCTTACTCGCGTTCAAGAGCAACTGGATCATGCGAATGCATGGCGCTTTGAAGATCGCGTAAGTAACGTATTAGCGGCACTTAAACTGACTGCTGAAACAAAGCTGACGGATCTATCTGGTGGTTGGCAACGTAAAGCGGCCCTTGCTCGTGCACTTGTATGTGACCCAGACGTTTTACTTCTAGACGAACCGACTAACCACTTGGATGTTGCGACTATTGAATGGTTAGAAGGCTTCCTGAAAGACTTCCGTGGTTCAATTATCTTTATCTCGCATGACCGTGCTTTCATCAAATCGATGGCAACACGCATTGTTGATCTTGATCGCGGCAAACTAAGCTCGTTTCCAGGTGATTACGAAAACTACCTAGTTGAAAAAGAAGAAGCGCTACGTGTTGAAGAGATGCAGAACGCGGAATTCGATAAGAAGCTCGCTCAGGAAGAAGTATGGATTCGTCAGGGTATTAAAGCTCGTCGAACTCGTAACGAAGGCCGTGTACGTGCGCTTAAGAAGCTACGTGAAGAACGTTTGAATCGTCGTGAAGTGCAAGGAAAAGCGATCATCCAAATCGACGATGGCCAGCGTTCAGGCAAGATTGTATTTGAAGCTGAGAACATTAACTTTGGCTTCGAAGGCAAAGAGATTGTTAAAGACTTCAGCTTCAACATTATGCGTGGCGATCGTATCGCTCTTATTGGACCTAACGGTTGTGGTAAGAGTACGGTACTTAAACTGCTTCTTGATCAGCTTAAGCCAGATTCAGGTCGTCTGCATTGCGGTACTAAGCTTGAAGTCGCTTACTTCGACCAATACCGTGAAATCCTAGACCCTGAGAAGTCTGTAATTGATAACCTAGCGGATGGTAAGCAAGAAGTCACTGTAGGCGGCCGAGAGCGTCATGCACTAAGCTACTTACAAGATTTCTTATTCTCTCCAAAACGTGCTCGTACTCCTGTTAAAGCACTATCTGGTGGTGAGAAAAACCGCCTGTTATTAGCTCGTATCTTCCTTAAGTCGAACAACTTATTGATTCTTGATGAACCAACCAACGATCTAGATATCGAAACTTTGGAACTTTTAGAAGATTTGCTTGCCAACTATCAGGGTACGCTTCTTTTAGTGAGCCACGATCGTCAGTTTGTTGATAACACAGTTATGACAAGTTGGATCTTCGAAGGTAACGGTGTGATTGAAGAATTTGTTGGCGGCTATCACGATGCTCAGCAGCAAAGAAAGCAAGCATTAGAGTACCGACAGGTTGAAAAGCCATCAAAGCCTGAGAAAGTAGTTGAGGAAACTCCCAAAACTGCGCCAGCTAAGGCTAAACCTAAGAAGTTATCGTATAAGCTACAACGAGAACTAGAAGCGCTACCAATGCGTTTGGAAGAATTGGAAACTCAAATTGAAACTCTTCAGGAAGAAGTCAACGATCCAAGCTTCTTTTCAAAATCTGTAGAGCAGACACAACCAGTTTTAGATAAGCTATCTGCAGCAGAGCAGGAGCTTGAAGTTGCTTTTGAGCGCTGGGAAGAGCTCGAGGCACTACAACAGGAAAGTTAAGAAGTAATAATGACTTGTACTAAATTTAAATTAACAACAGTTGCAGCATTAGTCTTTGCTGCAACTAATGCGAATGCTGCGCTCTACCAAGTAGTAGAAGTTGCCACTCCTAGTTCAATTACGGGTGCTTCAGAAACCTTTGGAGTGGCAATTCAACCAGCGACGGTAACCGGAACAGAAAGTTGTTTTACTACCGGCACTGTTGGTAATGTTGCATGTGGTGACTTTAAACTGGCTGGTGAAACTCGCGATACTCTTGAAGCTGTAAGTTATCGTGAAGAAGTTCCTTTCGCAATGGACGCACCGTTCCAATATATTCAAGAGTTTGATGATTTCGAAAACTATTGTTACCGAGAGTTAAGATATTCTACTTGTGAGAGTTGGGCTCAAAATCGTTGGAATGATACGTGGAGCAAGGAAAGAAATGACTTGAGTTACGTAAATGCCAAAGCCTTTGTTGAAGGTGGTGAGACATTTACGACTCGAAATACTGTCATTAACTCACTATATGCCAAATCTGCGACAGAAGTTGAGCCTTTGGGTGTTAAATCAGAAGGCGGTATCCGTAATAATGCCCTTCATACAGATTCAGTAGCTCCTGCAGGCTCTTCGGAAACTCGTGCATGGCGTGCGATAAAAGCGAGTGACGGCAAAGTTTACAATGTAGGTAGTGTCTCTGAAGAGTTTGATCCGACTGATACATCTGAACCAGATAAGGCCTTTGCTTCTAAAGCCGCTATTTGGGATGGCACCACAACAAAACAAATCGATTGGATACGAAGCGGCAATGCTCAACAGGGAGACTACTTTGCTCAAGGAAGTATGCGCTCAATTGTCGAGTCGAACTCTGTTTTTTACGGTGTAGGCTATAACACAGCAGATGGTAATGGTGATCTACAAGATATGAATGCCTCTGTATTCATCAGTAAATCTTTGGACCTAGCTGATAGCAATAACACATGGACAACTAGACAGATTAGCGGTGCAGAGGTTAAGTCTGGTTCATCGAATGACGATGCTAGATACAGTAACTCCGTTGCGACTGATATTAACCAGAATTTGTTTGCTGTTGGTTATTCTAAGCGTAATGGTTATGTGCCAGAAAGTGGTAGTGCGGGTAACAAGATTTTTGTTGTAACTGATGCTAAAAACCCGACAGCAACGTATTTGTCTGGTGGTATCTTCTTCGGCGGTTCGAGCGGTGAAGCTAAAGCAGTTAACAACTTTAATGAGTTTGTTGGCCAAATAGATGCAGAAACCACTCGTGAGGTTGATGGTAGTGAAAGAAGACACAGAGGCTTTATATATCCTTATAACGTATCTTCATCAACTGAAGCTCGTCGTGTAGACATCTTTAATGGTCAGGCTTGGTGGCTAGATGATCTAACAAATGGTGCAAACGTAGATGGGCAAGATTACTCTGATGCTAACAACTATTTCCGTGTTATTGATGCGACAGATATTAATGATGCTGGTGTAATCTCTGCAACCGCAATTAAGTGTACGGTTGGTGGCAAGGCACAAGCATATGACACAACTTCTCACAACTCATACTGTGGTGGCGCTGCGTCTAACGCGGTAGAAGAGGTGGTAGCCGTTAAACTGGTTCCAATTGCTGGTGCTACTAAAGCTGATATCCAAGCTCGTAGTGCCGATTCAGAAAAAGTTGATCGCCAAGGTGGTAGCCTAGGTTGGTTAACTTTGACTGTGCTTGGTCTGTTAGGGTTCCGCAGAAAATTTAAATAATTTTATCTCTTGAGCCCGAGTTCACAATTCTGAACTCGGGCTTTTTTTCGCCTTGAGAAAAGTGAAAATCTGATCGATTCTTAAAGTTGGAGTCACAAAAACTCCGCAAAGTTGTAATCATTGTATGTTAGTAAATGGAACGCCCGTATGAGGACTGCACTATGAAGAGACAAAAGCGTGATCGACTAGAACGAGCACAATCTCAAGGCTACAAAGCTGGTTTAAATGGTAGGTCGCAAGAAGCTTGCCCATATAGCCAAATGGATTCTCGGTCTTATTGGTTAGGTGGTTGGCGTGATGCCAAAGATGATAAGCAATCTGGTCTCTATAAATAGATAGGCCGCAAAGAATTAAAGGTCAGGGCTCCATTGTTTGTTGATACAACAGCTGGAGCCTTGTTAGTTTCAGAACAATACAAAGATTACCAGAGCTTTTTAGCATTCTAGTTTCGCTATTATAAGCGTATCGCTGGTGGATTTATTCTGTTTCAAATAAAGATGTGATACTTTAATGCACTATAACTAAATTTATTGGAGTGAAAATAAAGCAGCCATGGGCTGCTTTATTAAAAATCTAACTAACAGATTAGAATGCTGACGTATCTTGGAAAAGGCCAACTTTCAAATCTTTAGCAACGTAGATCTCTTTGCCATCAACAAGTACGCGACCATCCGCAAGGCCCATAACTAGGCGGCGGTTAACAACACGCTTCATGTGGATCTCGTAAGTTACTTTTTTCGCTGTAGGCAGAATTTGACCAGTGAATTTCACTTCGCCAACCCCTAGAGCACGACCTTTACCTTCGCCGCCAACCCAACCAAGGTAGAAGCCAACAAGCTGCCACATAGCATCAAGGCCTAGACAACCCGGCATTACAGGGTCACCTGGGAAGTGACAATCGAAGAACCATAGGTCAGGAGTAATATCCAGCTCAGCAAGAACTAAACCTTTACCGTAATCACCTTCAGTTTCAGACATCTTAGTGATGCGATCCATCATTAGCATGTTCGGTGCTGGTAGTTGAGGGCCTTGTGGCCATAGTTCGCCTTGGCTTGATGCTAGAAGCTCTTCGCGAGTGTAAGAATCACGTTTGTTTTGCATTATCAATTACTCCGATTTTTGATAGGTGCATATTAGTGAACAGGTGTACGCTAAACAAGTCCGATCAGTACTAGACAAACCAGTTTTTAATGCGTCCAACAATTCCAATAGGGTGCTCATGTCTTTCAAAGTTTTCAATACGTTCCGCGATTTTGCTCAGAACGCTTTCTTGTTCATCGTCTCTAAATGGCTTGTTCATAATGAGAGGAATTGCTTCATCTACATTAGACACAGACCAAATATGGAATTCTTCATTTTTAATGCTTTCAATAAGGTCTGGCTTCAGTGCAAGGTGCCTTAAATTCGATCTTGGAAGGATCACGCCTTGTTCGCCAGTTAAGCCATTGTGCTTACACACATGGTAGAAGCCTTCGATTTTTTCGTTTAGCCCACCAACCGCTTGTACACGACCAAATTGGTCCACTGCACCAGTAACCGCAATTTGTTGATTGATAGGGTATTCAGACAAAGCACTAACCAGAGAACACAACTCCGCAAGAGAAGCACTATCGCCATCTACTTCGCAGTAAGACTGCTCAAATACTACGGAAGCTGCGTATGGTAATGGATCTTCAAGGTTTAGTGCGCTGCTCACAAATGCTTGCATGATCATCATGCCTTTAGCATGAAGATTACCACCCAGCTCGGCTTTGCGCTCAACATCGGCAATATCACCATCACCAAAGTGAATAACACAGGAAATTCGTGCAGGTTCACCATACGATATTGGGTGTCCCGGTACATCGATGACCGTCAATCCATTAACTTGACCAACTTGTTCACCTTCAGTTTCGATAATGACTTGGCCATCACGAATATCATCAAGGGCGCGTTCTGGTAGATAAGATTCACGGTTGTATTTGTGCTGTTGAGCTTGCTGGATATGGTGAATATCAATCTCACCATTGTCGGCTTCAATCAAAGCTTCGTTCAATAACGCATTGTGCCAAATAGGGCACAGTGGGATATAGCTTTGATCTTCGGTTTCTCTTGCTCCGGCAGTAAGAATGCCAGTCAACGCTTGTTGCGTGATGTTTGGTAATTCATAGCGTTGTTGAAGCCACTTAAGGTAACCAAGATATTGAGTCAGAGTGTCTTCTGAGAGCTTAATGTCCTGTTCAATTTCGCTGAATAGGCAAAAACCGGTTTGAATATCGCTGTCTAGGTAATCAAGGTCACCTAGTTGAGCTCTGTCTCCAACTACAATTAACTTAATATTGTAAGTAAGAGGTAAGGTTGGCGACTGATTCAAGTGTTCAGGGTTACTGCTGATAGGCTCTACAGCTTCACCAAGCAGCGCAGATTTAAGCAGTAACCAGCTTCCTGGGTTTGCCAAGATCAGGCTTGCTGAAACGATCAGATAACCGTTGTTTGCTCTAGCCAGTAGGCCAGGTTTTGTCGCAATAACCTTACCGTCTTTCGATTGAACTTGGTCAAACAGAGAGGCAGCATTTAAAGACTCAGTTTTGATAACCGGCAGAGTGTGATCATCTAAAGCAGTGACTAGAGGTTCAACAATCATTTGACGATAGATTGAATTGTCCGGAGCATTTACCAGTAAAACGCGCGAAAGGTTAGACAAGCGAACAAAGCGGGTTAGCGCATCTTTGAATCTATGTTGAATATCTGAAAACGGGAAAGGCGAGATGTCAGGGAATTGCTCTAATTGAGCGCTATATTCGTCGTACTGAGGCGTAACATGTCGCCAATCTACTTGAGTCATTTAAGTTTCTGATTATGATAATGAGGTAGGGAGTATATAGAAAAACCGATCTCGCTTGTAGCTCTATGTGGTAGTTACTAATCACTAAGCTAATATAAGTATGATCTTGGTCTATTCTTTCAAGACAATAATTGTGAAATAACCCATTCTGGGTTACGCTGTCACTAGGATTAACTCTCGAGATTAGACATGAAATATCAGCAACTTGAAAACTTGGAATGTGGTTGGAAATGGAACTATCTGGTCAAAAAGTGGAAAGAAGGTGAATCGATTACTTGCCATATTGATTCAAGTGAAGCTGACGTTGCTGTTCAAGCCTTATTGAAGCTGGAACACCAGCCTACGGGTGTTCTTGAGTGGATCTCTAACAACATGTCTCTTGAGCTCGATAACAAGCTTAAACAAGCGATCAGAGCTAAGCGAAAACGCCACTTCAATGCTGAACAAGTTCACACCAAAAAGAAATCAATCGACCTTGATTATCGTGTATGGGAAAAGCTATCTCAACGAGCGAACGAGCTAGGTTGTACGCTTTCTGACGCCATCGAGTATTTGGTTAGCGAAGCGTCTCGTAGTGAACAGGCCAGCAAGACAGTGACTAGTCTTAAAGAAGACTTAAGCAAACTCCTTTCTGACGATAAATAACCATCAACAGTAGTGGTGACATTATGATGTACGTAATCTTAATCGGTGCGGTATTAGTTTTTTGGTTAGTAGCAGTCGATCGACCGGTATTGAAAATTAAATTTAGCGACGGGGCGATCGAACAAGTTAAAGGGCATCTTCCACCAAGCTTTAAGCACAACCTTCAAGAGATTGGTCATAATAATACCTTTAAAGGTGAGCTAAAAGTGTATGCAAAACGCTCTGGCTATAATCTCAAGTTCACTAAAGATGTGCCTAAAAACGTACAGCAACGTATTCGTAACGTGTTCCCGCATAATGGTTTTAAGTCTAAAGGCTCAAAGAAAGCGTAATTGTTGAGAAATACGCCTTACTTGGTAAACCCTCATACTTAGTTAATCCTTCACTTTCCTTAACTATCTGCATACTGTTCTCACTTCCTAACAGAGAGATCAGTATGAGATATCTAATATTCTTGTTGTGTTTTGTATCCCCATTCGCATTTCCTGATGATGCATTGGTCAACCCTGTAGCCAAAAAGATCAAAGTCACTGTTATGAAAGGCTTCAACAAGAGTAAAGTTGATTTCGATGGCTATTGCGATCTAATGATTGAGATGAAGCACTCTAAAGGCTATACAAGAATTAAGAGGGTGAGAACATCGGGCGATAGTAAGGTTTGTAAACAGGCTAAAAAGCACCTACCAAAGGAGAGAAAGTTCAAATACAGTTTCCCAGAAAAGTATATTCGTCTCCATATCGCAAATTAACGGGTTTAGTGCACTATAACTAAATAACCTCAATTTTATTGAAACAATTTCGTGAACCAATCTCTAATTTCTATTAATATTAGTTTTATTATAAAGGCAGCATATGCCGATAAAGGCAATTAGGGCAAAGGAAAGTTACGGTTGTTGTTAGCAAATAAAAGTTACTCCCCCGAAGTTATTGAGATCTCAAGGAAGGTCACAATCAATGTTGAAGCTCGCTTTAATCGATGGTTAATCTCACCAGAATATAAGCTTGCGCAATCGACAGTAGATACGTTACTAAGTTTGGAAAATAGGTATTGTGATAGCGTCATATTTGATGAATCCGACC
This region of Vibrio sp. BS-M-Sm-2 genomic DNA includes:
- a CDS encoding ABC transporter ATP-binding protein, with the translated sequence MALLTIHNGQLAFGDHPLLDRADFALQENERVCLVGRNGAGKSTLMKILSGNIIMDDGKMQITQDVVVSRLEQDPPRNEEGTVYDYVAGGLAEIGEQLKIYHDLLDLIGTDPSEKNLNRLTRVQEQLDHANAWRFEDRVSNVLAALKLTAETKLTDLSGGWQRKAALARALVCDPDVLLLDEPTNHLDVATIEWLEGFLKDFRGSIIFISHDRAFIKSMATRIVDLDRGKLSSFPGDYENYLVEKEEALRVEEMQNAEFDKKLAQEEVWIRQGIKARRTRNEGRVRALKKLREERLNRREVQGKAIIQIDDGQRSGKIVFEAENINFGFEGKEIVKDFSFNIMRGDRIALIGPNGCGKSTVLKLLLDQLKPDSGRLHCGTKLEVAYFDQYREILDPEKSVIDNLADGKQEVTVGGRERHALSYLQDFLFSPKRARTPVKALSGGEKNRLLLARIFLKSNNLLILDEPTNDLDIETLELLEDLLANYQGTLLLVSHDRQFVDNTVMTSWIFEGNGVIEEFVGGYHDAQQQRKQALEYRQVEKPSKPEKVVEETPKTAPAKAKPKKLSYKLQRELEALPMRLEELETQIETLQEEVNDPSFFSKSVEQTQPVLDKLSAAEQELEVAFERWEELEALQQES
- a CDS encoding DUF3466 family protein, whose translation is MTCTKFKLTTVAALVFAATNANAALYQVVEVATPSSITGASETFGVAIQPATVTGTESCFTTGTVGNVACGDFKLAGETRDTLEAVSYREEVPFAMDAPFQYIQEFDDFENYCYRELRYSTCESWAQNRWNDTWSKERNDLSYVNAKAFVEGGETFTTRNTVINSLYAKSATEVEPLGVKSEGGIRNNALHTDSVAPAGSSETRAWRAIKASDGKVYNVGSVSEEFDPTDTSEPDKAFASKAAIWDGTTTKQIDWIRSGNAQQGDYFAQGSMRSIVESNSVFYGVGYNTADGNGDLQDMNASVFISKSLDLADSNNTWTTRQISGAEVKSGSSNDDARYSNSVATDINQNLFAVGYSKRNGYVPESGSAGNKIFVVTDAKNPTATYLSGGIFFGGSSGEAKAVNNFNEFVGQIDAETTREVDGSERRHRGFIYPYNVSSSTEARRVDIFNGQAWWLDDLTNGANVDGQDYSDANNYFRVIDATDINDAGVISATAIKCTVGGKAQAYDTTSHNSYCGGAASNAVEEVVAVKLVPIAGATKADIQARSADSEKVDRQGGSLGWLTLTVLGLLGFRRKFK
- the rmf gene encoding ribosome modulation factor — protein: MKRQKRDRLERAQSQGYKAGLNGRSQEACPYSQMDSRSYWLGGWRDAKDDKQSGLYK
- the fabA gene encoding bifunctional 3-hydroxydecanoyl-ACP dehydratase/trans-2-decenoyl-ACP isomerase → MQNKRDSYTREELLASSQGELWPQGPQLPAPNMLMMDRITKMSETEGDYGKGLVLAELDITPDLWFFDCHFPGDPVMPGCLGLDAMWQLVGFYLGWVGGEGKGRALGVGEVKFTGQILPTAKKVTYEIHMKRVVNRRLVMGLADGRVLVDGKEIYVAKDLKVGLFQDTSAF
- a CDS encoding AAA family ATPase gives rise to the protein MTQVDWRHVTPQYDEYSAQLEQFPDISPFPFSDIQHRFKDALTRFVRLSNLSRVLLVNAPDNSIYRQMIVEPLVTALDDHTLPVIKTESLNAASLFDQVQSKDGKVIATKPGLLARANNGYLIVSASLILANPGSWLLLKSALLGEAVEPISSNPEHLNQSPTLPLTYNIKLIVVGDRAQLGDLDYLDSDIQTGFCLFSEIEQDIKLSEDTLTQYLGYLKWLQQRYELPNITQQALTGILTAGARETEDQSYIPLCPIWHNALLNEALIEADNGEIDIHHIQQAQQHKYNRESYLPERALDDIRDGQVIIETEGEQVGQVNGLTVIDVPGHPISYGEPARISCVIHFGDGDIADVERKAELGGNLHAKGMMIMQAFVSSALNLEDPLPYAASVVFEQSYCEVDGDSASLAELCSLVSALSEYPINQQIAVTGAVDQFGRVQAVGGLNEKIEGFYHVCKHNGLTGEQGVILPRSNLRHLALKPDLIESIKNEEFHIWSVSNVDEAIPLIMNKPFRDDEQESVLSKIAERIENFERHEHPIGIVGRIKNWFV
- the matP gene encoding macrodomain Ter protein MatP, whose amino-acid sequence is MKYQQLENLECGWKWNYLVKKWKEGESITCHIDSSEADVAVQALLKLEHQPTGVLEWISNNMSLELDNKLKQAIRAKRKRHFNAEQVHTKKKSIDLDYRVWEKLSQRANELGCTLSDAIEYLVSEASRSEQASKTVTSLKEDLSKLLSDDK
- a CDS encoding DUF3634 family protein, producing MMYVILIGAVLVFWLVAVDRPVLKIKFSDGAIEQVKGHLPPSFKHNLQEIGHNNTFKGELKVYAKRSGYNLKFTKDVPKNVQQRIRNVFPHNGFKSKGSKKA